TGAGGTTTACAAACATCTTTTAGATATAGGAGATATTATTGGGGTAGAGGGTGAGTTGTTCACCACTCAGGTAGGGGAAAAAACAGTTTTGGTTAAAAACTTTACCCTTTTAACAAAATCTTTACGTCCATTTCCACAACCAAGAACTGACGAAAATGGGGTTGTACACGATGGATTTAACGATCCTGAAATGAGATACAGACAACGTTATGTAGATTTAACGGTAAATCCTCAGGTGAAAGAAATTTTCGTGAAAAGAACAAAGCTGTTCAACGCCATGAGAACTTTCTTTAATGATGCAGGATATTTTGAGGTTGAAACTCCAATCTTACAGTCAATTCCTGGTGGGGCTGCTGCAAGACCTTTCATTACACATCACAACGCTTTAGATATTCCATTATATTTAAGAATTGCAAATGAATTGTATCTGAAAAGATTGATCGTTGGTGGATTCGACGGAGTGTATGAATTCTCTAAAAACTTCAGAAATGAAGGAATGGACAGAACACATAACCCTGAGTTTACAGCCATGGAAATCTATGTAGCCTATAAAGATTACAACTGGATGATGGATTTCACAGAAAAATTATTGGAATTCTGTGCCATTCAGGTAAACGGAACAACAAAAGCTACATTCGGTGAATACGAGGTTGATTTCAAAGCGCCTTACCAAAGGATTTCAATGACAGATGCCATCCTGAAATTCACAGGTTATGATATTACAGGAAAAACTGAGCAGGAATTGTTTGATTTTGCTAAATCTATCGGAATCGATGTTAACGGAACGATGGGGAAAGGGAAATTAATTGATGAGATTTTCGGTGAAAAATGTGAAGGAAACTTCATTCAACCGACTTTCATTACGGATTATCCGATCGAAATGTCACCGCTTACCAAGAAACATAGAAGCAAAGAAGGTCTTACAGAGCGTTTCGAATTAATGGTGTGTGGAAAAGAAATTGCCAACGCCTATTCTGAGTTGAATGATCCGATTGATCAGAGAGAACGTTTTGAAGATCAGTTGAGATTGTCTGAGAAAGGAGATGATGAAGCCGGACAATTTATCGATGAAGACTTCCTAAGAGCCCTTGAATATGGTATGCCGCCAACTTCAGGATTAGGAATTGGAATGGACAGATTGATCATGTTCTTAACGAATAATGCGTCCATCCAGGAAGTGTTGTTCTTCCCTCAGATGAGACCTGAAAAAGCAGTTCCTCAAATCGAACTGGGGGATGATGAAAAAGTAATCCTAGACATTTTAAAGTCGGGAGAGCAGATTGCTTTAGCTGAAGTAAAAGAACAATCGAAACTTTCAGGAAAAAAATGGGATAAAGCCTCAAAAATTTTGACCAAAGCGAATTTGGTAAAAGTGGAGAAAATTGAGGAAAGCCTTTTGATGAAATTGGTTTAAATTAATTCGAAATAAATTTAGTTCCGGCGGAAGCGAAGCTTCCGCCGGAACTTTTTTCTAAAATACCCGAAACTTGAACTATTTTCTGTTATTTTGCGTTTGTAAGAAAACAATCCTGATGAAAGCCTTTCTGTTTTTACTTTTCTTCTCTACAGTTGTGTATTCGCAGACGCTTACTTCTATTTATTTTAAAAATAACAGTTATGAGTTGAGTAATGAATCAAAACGAAAACTGGATAGCTTGGCGAAACTTGATACAAAGCTTATTTTTAGGATCTTTGGAAATGCAAATCCACTAGGAAATGAAGCGCTAAATAAAACATTGTCTGAAAATAGGGCGAAAACAGTAAGCGATTATTTAAGTAGTAAAATCGGTAAAAATATTCGGCTGACAAGTGTTGTAGGATTGGGAATTTCAAAACAGATCAACGACAACAGTTCGGAGAGCCTGCTTGCAAAAAATCGTCGTGTTGATATTTTCATTGAACGGTATTTTGAGAAAGGAGAAAAGATTTCAAGAAAAGTTTATCCTAGCTTTTTTGATATGAAAGTTGCGGCAATGAAAGTAAAAGATACTTTTTCTTTACCGGATGTCAATTTTATTGGTGGTCGTCATATCTGGCTTCCGCAGGCAAAACCAAAGTTATATCAGCTGTATAAAATTTTGAACGAAAATCCGACACTTGAAGTTGAACTTCAGGGGCATATTTGCTGCGATTACGAAAATTTTGATGGTGAAGATCAAGATCTGGGAACATTTAATCTTTCTTTTACACGGTCACAGTCGATCAAAGATTTCTTATTGGCAATGGGAATTGATGCTAAACGTATAAAAGCAGAAGGCGCGGGACATCTTAATCCTGTTGTATACCCTGAACAAACAGAATCGGATCGGACTAAGAACAGACGGGTTGAAATTGTTTTGCTAAAAAAATAAATAAAAAGGTTTCGGCGGCAGCGAAGCTGCCGCCGAAACCCATATTGTAAATTCCTATTTTCTCAACTTACTAAATGAAGCCATCAGATAAAATAAAAATGGCAGAATAAATAAAGAACCCAACATCAATGCCCAACCCAATGCGGAAATTGTTTTCGGTGCAGCAGCTTGCTCCAGTAAAGAAAGGTGCTCTCCATTAGCAAAAAGGATAATATTGGGGTTGTGTTGATAAGTTGCAGCCACTAAAATCATAACCACCTGAAATCCTGCTAAAGCTCTTACAGGGAGAAGCTTCTGTCTGTTCATGGCACGAAGAATAAGAACTAAACAAATCGTAGCAAATGAAACGGCCATTATTCCTAAAGGTTTTGAGAATACCCACATGACTAACGGAATATCAGAAATGTAAGCCGTGAAGAATACTAAGATACCTGTTATCACTACAAAGATCATGGTCTGCTTAGACTTTTTGATCATTAGACCTAATTCTAATCTGTCATTGGTTTCTCTTAACGCGAAAACCGAAGCCAGATAGGCGCAAATGGAAACGGTAAACAATCCTACAGCAATGCCAAACCAATTCAGCCAGCTGAAAATATATAAATCTAAAAAGTTTGTTGCATTAGGATCGATAGAATGAGAAACCGTTGCAGCGGCAATTAATCCTAAGAAAAAAGGAGTTAATAAGCTTGAAAAATAAAAGATTTGAGTGTAAACGTGCTGCCAATCATCTTTTACAGCATCATAATGTCTAAAAGTGAATGCGGTTCCTCTCGCAATAATTCCGACCAGCATTAAGACTAATGGAATATGAAGATAAGTGGAAAGTGTGGTGTAAATCTCAGGAAAACCGACAAACAAAATTACAATCGCAATAATCAGCCACATATGATTGGCTTCCCAAACTGGCGCAATAGATTCATACATGATTTCTTTTGTTTTATCGCGTGCTCTTTTTTTTGTGAAAAGTTCCACAATTCCGGCTCCGAAATCAGCTCCTCCTAAAATCACATACAGGCAAATCGAGAGCCAAAGAAAACCTATAACAACGTAAATCATAATTTCTTATTTTTAGGGTTGAACTGAGCATCTGTTGGATCGTACAATCTCGGCACCATATGTATTTGTCGTCTCAAAAGGAATACAATAATCAATGATAACGAAACAAAAATTGCTGTGAAAAAATAAAATGAATACTGAATTCCCGGCATCGGAGTTACCGCATCAACTGTTCTCATGATCCCATAGATAATCCATGGCTGTCTTCCAACTTCGGTTACTGTCCAGCCCGCTTCCAAAGCAATATATCCGAAGGGGGTAGCATATAAAAAGGTTTTTAATAGCCAGTTTTTATTAAGCCATTCTTTTTTGAAAAAGAAAGCATATAAATAAACCATTCCAATCATAATCATCACAACTCCAAAGAATATCATAATCTGAAAGGCGTAGTGTACAACGGCAATCGGAGGCCATTCGTCTTTTGGAAAATCTTTTAAACCCTTTACTTCAGCATTAAAGTCATTTGCAACCAGAAAACTCAGGACTTTCGGAATTTTTACTGCATATTTTATTTCTTCTTTTTTCTCGTCAGGAATTCCGCCTATCACGAAAGAAGCTCCTTTTTCTGTTTCGAAATGGGCTTCCATTGCGGCTAATTTAATAGGTTGTCTTTTGGCAACAGATTTAGCGGCAACATCACCGCTTAAAGGCGCTCCAAATGCTCCGATTAATGCGAATCCTGCAGCAATTCTAAATGCTTTTGTGTGAAACTCAACATTCTTTTTTCGCATAATTAGATAAGCATGAACTCCGGCAACCGCAAACCCCGTAGCACAAAATGCAGCAACCGTCATATGCAGAGCCTGAGGAAACCAAGCTTTATTAAACATAGCTTTAATAGGATCTATATTTAAATATTGCCCGTCTACATAATCAAATCCGGCAGGAGAATTCATCCATGCATTGGCCGCAACCACTAAAATTCCTGAAGCCAGACCGCTTAATCCAACTAGAAATCCACAGAACCAGTGAAACCATTTATTAAACCTGTCCCATCCGTATAGGAAAAAGCCAATAGCAATAGCTTCAATAAAGAATGCGGTTCCTTCCAATGAAAAAGGCATTCCGAAAATAGGTCCGGCGTGTTTCATGAATTGGGGCCAGAGCAATCCTAGTTCAAAAGAAAGCATGGTTCCGGAAACAGCTCCGGTGGCAAAAAGGATGGCTACACCTTTGCTCCAGGCTTTGGTAAGTCCTTTGTAGACTTCATTATTTGTTTTTAAATATTTCCAGTGGGCAAATGCCATCAAAAAAGGCATTACCATACCTACGCAGGAAAATATGATATGAAAACCGAGTGACATTGCCATCTGTGAACGGGCAGCCAGAAAATCATCCATAAAATCAACTTTTTGAGTAAATAAATTTAAGCATAAATTATTGATGCTCGGTATGATTTACAACAGTATTCGTTTAAAGAATAGGTTTTAACTTTGATATTTTTTAAAATAAATCACTAATATTTTTGTTGAAAAGTCTCTCTTTTTTTTGACATATTTTAACTTTCATACCTCGAAAAAAATCACGATATTTGTGAGTCTTTGCATTGGGCAAAATTTTTAAAATTTGATATGAGTCAGAAACAATATACAGCTAGTAGTATTCAGGCATTGGAAGGAATGGAGCACGTACGTATGCGTCCTTCGATGTACATTGGTGATGTGGGAGTAAGAGGTCTCCATCATTTGGTTTATGAAGTAGTAGATAACTCTATTGACGAAGCATTGGCAGGGTACTGCGACACTATCTTTGTCAGCATTAAAGAAGGAAACGGAATCGAAGTTAGCGATAACGGTAGAGGTATTCCGGTTGACTTCCACGAAAAAGAACAAAAATCTGCTCTTGAAGTTGTAATGACAAAAATCGGGGCCGGAGGTAAGTTCGATAAAGATTCTTACAAGGTTTCGGGTGGTCTTCACGGAGTTGGGGTATCGTGTGTGAATGCACTTTCCAATGAAATGATCACTACTGTTTACAGAGACGGAAATATTTATCAGCAGATATATTCAAGAGGAAAAGCTCAGACCGGTGTCGAAGAAATAGGGCACAGCGAAAAGAGAGGAACAAAACAGTTCTTCCAGCCGGATGATACTATTTTTACGGAATTAGTATATAACTATGATACTTTAGCAAGCCGTTTAAGAGAACTTTCTTACCTTAATAAAGGAATCACAATTACCCTTACAGACGAAAGAGAAAAGCTGGAAGACGGTTCTTTCAGAACTGAAGTTTTCCATTCAGAAGGCGGTTTGAAAGAGTTCGTAGCATACATCGACGGAAACCGTGAATCGATCATGGAAAATGTAATTTTCATGGAGGGAGAAAGAGATGATATTCCTGTTGAGGTAGCAATGCGTTATAATACTTCATTTAACGAGAACCTTCACTCTTATGTAAATAATATTAATACCCATGAAGGAGGAACTCACTTGGCAGGTTTCAGACGTGCGTTAACGAGGACTTTGAAGAAATATGCGGATGACTTAGGAATTCCTCAGAAAGAAAAAGTTGAAATTACCGGGGATGACTTTCGTGAAGGTCTTACGGCGGTAGTTTCGGTAAAAGTAATGGAGCCTCAGTTTGAAGGACAGACCAAAACGAAATTAGGTAACTCCGAAGTTTCCGGTGCTGTAGATAAAATTGTAGGGGAAATGCTTACCAATTTCCTGGAAGAAAACCCAACTGAAGCAAAACAGATCGTACAAAAAGTTGTTTTAGCTGCAAAAGCAAGACAAGCTGCAAAAAAAGCCCGTGAAATGGTTCAGAGAAAATCTCCGATGGGAGGTTCCGGACTTCCGGGTAAATTATCTGACTGTTCATCTAAAAATCCTGAAGAATCTGAGATCTTCTTAGTGGAGGGGGATTCAGCAGGTGGTACTGCAAAACAAGGTCGTGACAGATTTTTCCAGGCGATTCTTCCGTTAAGAGGTAAAATTTTGAACGTTGAGAAATCAATGCTTCATAAAGTGTATGATAACGAAGAAATTAAGAATATTTATACTGCACTTGGAGTTTCTGTAGGAACAGAAGAGGACAGTAAGGCATTGAATATGTCGAAACTAAGATATCACAAAATCGTAATCATGACCGATGCCGATATTGATGGTTCTCACATTTCTACGTTGATCTTGACATTCTTCTTCAGATATATGAAAGAGCTGATTGAGAACGGATACATTTATATTGCTCAACCTCCTTTGTATCTATTGAAAAAAGGTAATAAAAAGCAATATGCTTACAACGAGAAAGAACGTGAAGAATTCACTTTAGAAATGTCTCCGGACGGAAAAGGAGTTGAGGTTCAGCGTTACAAAGGTCTTGGAGAGATGAATCCTGAACAGCTTTGGGAAACTACTCTAAACCCGGAACACAGAATTTTAAAGCAGGTTACTATTGATAATGCAGTAGAAGCAGACAGTGTTTTCTCTATGTTGATGGGAGATGAGGTTCCGCCAAGAAGAGAATTTATCGAAAAGAATGCAAAATATGCAAAAATTGACGCATAATTAATTGTGCAGATTATAATAAAAAGACTTCAGAAATGGAGTCTTTTTTATTTTACAACCGCTAAAGCTTTTTAATACAAAAAAATATTTTCAACAGTTATTAGATTTCACTATTTTTGCCTTATTTTTAATAACCATGATGAAAATATTTTGTATTGGAGCACTTTCGATGGCTTCTTTTTATTATGCTCAAAATTTTCCCGCTTCTACGATTCCTGAAAATTTGAAGAAAAATGCAAATGCTGTTATCAGGAAAGATCTTACAGAGATTCAAATTAACTCTATTAATGATATTAAATATCAATATACAACAGTAACCACTGTTTTAAACAAGGATGGTGATGAAAAAGCTGTGATTGCTATTCCTTATGAAAAAGGGGATAATATTTCAGATGTTAAAGTTAATATTTATGATGATGCCGGAAAGAAGATAAAATCATATTCCAAGTCTGATTTTGGTGATTTTGCCAATAACAATCAGGGTACTTTTTATTCTAATAGTAGGGTGTTAGCTTTATCATATACTCCGACTCAATATCCTTATACGGTTGAATTTTCATATCAGATTGGTGAAGAAAATACGGTTTTCTTACCTGACTTTGTTCCTTTTAGATCCACAAATGTCTCTTTGGAGGAGGCTCAAATGAAAATCATCAACAAATCTGGGATTGAGCTTAAGTCAAAAACCTATCCTTCACAATATAATTATACGTCAGTTGCAGAAAGCGATAATTCAGGTGAAAAGACATATATGTATAAAAATGTTCCAGCGATAGATGATGCGTTTTTGTTACCGCAACCGATAAAAATTTTGCCAAAAGTTAGCTTTGCCCTTACTAAATTTAATTTGGAAGGTAAACAAGGAAGTATCAATAATTGGGGTGATTTCGGATCCTGGTATTATAACAGTATTTTGCAGCCTGTTTCTTTATCAACACCTGCCATTAAAGCAGAAGTAAGTGCTTTAAATTTACAAGGTTCAACCGAAGAAAAAGTAAAAAAAATATATCAATATATGCAGACAAAAACCAGGTATATTTTTGTCGCATTAGGAATTGGAGGATGGCAGCCAATGCTTCCGGATGAGGTTCAGAAAAAAGGGTATGGTGATTGTAAGGGGCTTACCAATTATATGAAAACTTTGTTGGATGAAGCTGGTATTCCGTCTTATTATTCAGTGATCAATTCAGGAATTTCTCCGGTTTCTTTTGATAAAGATTTTCCAAAAATGGGAGGAAATCACGTGATTTTGATGGTGCCTACAGACAAAGGAAATATCTGGCTGGAAAATACTTCTCAACAGATAGCGTTCAATCATTTAAGTTATAGTACAACAGACCGGAATGTGCTTTCTATCAGAAAGAATGGAATTGAATTAATTGAAACTCCATCTTATTCTGCAGAGCAAAGTAAGGAAAAACAAAACCTGAAGATCAAAATTAATGAAGACAACAGTATTGTTGGCGAAGGAAATTTCTCTTATACCGGAATTCAATATGATAATAATTTGGTGCTTACCAATTTGAGTCCGAAAGAAAGAAATGAAGTGATGAAAAATTCATTAGATATCTTGAATTTTGAAAAAATTGAAATGAAAAATTTTCTTAATGATAAAGATAATGCAATTGCAAAATTTGATCTTGATTTTAAGGCCCATAATTATTCAAAGAATGCAGGTAGCAGTATAATTTTTAGAGCTGTTCCCATTTATTCCAATACGGTTTATAAAACTGATGAAAACAGAGAATTGCCTTTTGAACTCAGACAATCGTTTGAAGACGAATATGAAATCAATTTCACAGTACCTAAAAATTATGAGCTTGATGAAATTCCTGAAAATGTTACTATTAATTCTGAATTTGGAACGTACAAATTAAATTTTGTGAAGAATGGTGATGAATTAAAGGTAACCAGAACAATTAGAATCAACAAAGGACTTTATCCTAAAGAAAAATATAACGATTATATTAATTTCAGAAAAAAAACACTTAACCTGGACAACTCTAAAATTTTAATTTCTAAAATCTAAGCATGAAAAAAATTATAATGATAGCTATTTGTTCAATGAATTTTATGTTCATTGAGGCGCAAAAGCATGAATTCCTTAATTCTCCTAAATTTAATGATGCAGACCTGTCTAAACAGAAATCGACTTTGGATGAGAATGCACCTGCAGAAATATTATATAAATCAGTACATTTCAGTATAGATAATAATACTGGTAATCTGATTAAAAGAACTTTTTATAGAGTTAAAATCTATGACAAAGACAAAGCTGAAGACTGGCTGAATCTAGAGATTCCTCTTTATCAAAATGGAAGTGATCAGGAAACACTTACTAAAATGAAAGCTTTTACCTATAATCTTGAAAATGGAAGTTCGGTTGCAACGAAAGTTGACAAAAGCTCAAAATATAAAAGTAAAGAGAGTAAAAATGTTTCTATTACAAAATTTGCATTTCCAAATGTAAAAAACGGCTCTGTTATTGAATATCAATATGAGGTTACTTCACCATTTCTGTTTAGTGTTCCGGAAATTCTGATTGAAACAGATACTCCATCTTTATATACAGAATATGTTCTGGATAGTCCTTCAAATATCTCCTACAATGTAAATTATACAGGATCTTTAAGTCCAAAATACAGAGAAGTTGATGAAAGAACATTATACGGTACCAACTACAGAACTTATAGATTTGGTTATGAAAATGTAAAAGGTTTTAAAACTGAAAAATTTGTAAGTAATGACAGAAATTACAGAACAAAAGTAAGTGCAGAAATTCATTCCACGAATTTTAGAGAGTTAAAATTGTTTTCCTCATCCTGGGAGCAGATCAAACAAAGGCTTTATGAAAATGAAGATTTTGGAGGAGAATTAAAAAAGACAAAGCTGGCAAAGGAAAACATGCCTTCCAATATTGCTGGGATTTCTAGCGAAGTTGAAAAAGCAAATGTTGTTTTCGATTATGTGAAAAATACCTTTACTTGGAATCAGGACAGGGGAATTTATGTGGAAGATGGGATCAAAAAAATGCTTGAAACTAAAACGGGAAATGCTGCAGAAATCAATCTTTTTTTGGTGATGATGCTTCGTGAAGCCGGAGTTAAAGCAGACCCATTGACGATTTCAACCATCAATAACGGAATAATAAATATTGCTTCACCCAATGTTTCAAACATGAATTTTGTAATCGCTGCAATCCAAACAAAAGACGGCTTTCATTTATATGATGCGACATCAAAACAATCTTCAATAGACCAGTTGCCACCAAGAGACTGGAATCAGTTTGGGATTTTAATGGCAAAGGAAAAAGTACAGCAATTATCTATGGTTAACAGTAAGCCGAGCTTTACTTACCTTACAGTAGATGCAAAAATTAATGATGATGGAAGTGTTTCAGGAAGCTATTCAGATAAGGATACAGGGACTTATGCAATGTTTGCAAAAGAAAATTATGATGATAATGCCGATAAGTATAAGAAACAATATAAAGAGAATTTTTCAGTAGATTTTACAAATATTGATTCTAAAGTTTTGGATAATGGAGATTTTGAAAGCACGATGAAATTTTCTTCAGAAAATATGATCGATAAGATTGGTAAAAAAATCATTATCAATCCGATGTTATTTTTAAATAAGACATCCAACGAATTTGATCAGACGGAAGAACGTAAGTATCCTATTGATTTTATTTCTCCATACACAAGAGTGAAAAAAGTCGTATTGGAAATCCCTGAAGGATATGCAATTGAAGAAATGCCAAAGAGTAAAAAAATTGTAACTGAGGATAAAGAAATAGAATACCATTACATCATAGAACAAAAAGGAAATAAACTGGAAATTGTTTCCACAACCAAAGTGGCAAGTGCAGATTATCCGAAAGAATACTATCCGGCCTTTAAGCAGATTTGGGGAGTGGCTTCCAAACAGGAAAATCAGGTGATTAGCTTGGTGAAAAAGTAAAAAGCAATAAAATTTCAAAATAATTCTAAAACCATTCATCTTTTGAATGGTTTTTGCATGTAAAAAGGAAAATCAAATTCAAAATCAAACTATGAAAAACACAATTGCTGTTTTGGCACTTTCTGCCTTCTTTACTTTTTCTGCCTGTAAGAAATCTGAAACGACAAACCTGACAACAAACGAGGAAACACAAGCTGAACAATTTTCTGTCGATTCAGTTAAGGTGAATGATTCTATCAAGCTTAATGACTCACTGACCATAAAATATTCTTCTAAAATGTTGGTTTTTCCAAGTATTAAGGATAAAAAACTCTTAGATAGTATTTATTTTGGAGATAAAAATGTTCAGGATTTTTCTAAGAATGGAATTCAGTCACTTTTGGAAAAAAATAAGAATGAATATTTTAACAGTATTAAAAAAGACTCAAAAGACTGGATCTCCGATATGAAATTTGCGCAGGAATGGTATTCAGATCTTGGAATGGATCTGAAATCAAATAGTAATGATTATCTTCATATACAGTATAGCTGGGCTTCTTATGAAGGAGGTGCTCACGATAATTATGGTTTTTCCGAAAGAGTTTTTGATGTAAAGAATAATAAAAAAGTAGAATTAAAAGATATCACCTCAATGCCTAAAGATAAATTGGAAGCTTTGCTGATGAAGAATGTCAATAAAATGAATGGAGGTGCTTCCGATGATAAGGGTGAAATCAATAATTCTGATATGCTTTTGGTTGAAGTCATTCCAGCTACCGGAAACTTTTATTTTGATGATAAAAACCTCTATTTCCATTATAGCCCTTACGAAATTACGGCTTTTGCAGCCGGTGATATTACGATTCCGGTTTCCTGGCAAGATTTGGCTGGAACATTAACCCCCCAGTTTAAAGAACGGATGAAATTTAAATAATTCTAAAATGCTTCTCTATAAGGAAGCATTTTTTTATTTTTGCTTCAATGGAAAACGTAGCCTTTATTATTAATCCTTTTTCTGCAAAAAAGAACTATCAGCCTTTTCTTGAAGAGTTAAAGAAAAAAGTAGAGAATCCTTTATATTATATTTCGGAATCTATTCAGGGAACTGATGATTTTATTCAGGAGAACTTTCAGAATATAGATATTTTTGTAGCTATAGGAGGAGACGGTACAATTTCTACCATTGCCAGAAATCTTATTAATACTTCCAAGATTTTAGCCATTTTTCCTGCAGGTTCAGGGAATGGGTTTTCCAATGAAACCAATTTCAGGAAAAATCTGGATGAACTTTTGGAAAAAATTAAAACAAAAAAGTCCAGGAAGATCGATACGTTCACCGTTAATGATAAGCTATCAATCAACGTTTCGGGAACCGGCTTTGACGGAAAGGTGGTGAAAGAATTTGAAAAAACGAGCAGAGGATTTAAAAATTATATCAAAGTTTCCCTTAAAACATTTTTTAATTATAAGCCGATTAAGGTTAAATTTTTTGATGAACAGTATCAGCAATACAACGGAAAATATCTGATGTTGAATATTGCCAACACCCGTCAGTTCGGAAACAATGCTTACATAGCACCAAATGCCAGTAAAAGTGATGGTTTGGTTGATATTGTTTTGGTGAAAAAGTTTCCTTTAACCTATTCCGCATTATTCGCCTACAGAATGTTTACAAAAAAACTGAAGGATGACGATTATGTTACTTATCTTCCCGTTTCAGAAATAGAATTCAAAGTAAATACTAAGAATTGGCACTTGGATGGAGAGTTCAATAAAATAAAATCACCTATTCACATAAAGGTTTTGCCTTCA
Above is a genomic segment from Chryseobacterium geocarposphaerae containing:
- the gyrB gene encoding DNA topoisomerase (ATP-hydrolyzing) subunit B; protein product: MSQKQYTASSIQALEGMEHVRMRPSMYIGDVGVRGLHHLVYEVVDNSIDEALAGYCDTIFVSIKEGNGIEVSDNGRGIPVDFHEKEQKSALEVVMTKIGAGGKFDKDSYKVSGGLHGVGVSCVNALSNEMITTVYRDGNIYQQIYSRGKAQTGVEEIGHSEKRGTKQFFQPDDTIFTELVYNYDTLASRLRELSYLNKGITITLTDEREKLEDGSFRTEVFHSEGGLKEFVAYIDGNRESIMENVIFMEGERDDIPVEVAMRYNTSFNENLHSYVNNINTHEGGTHLAGFRRALTRTLKKYADDLGIPQKEKVEITGDDFREGLTAVVSVKVMEPQFEGQTKTKLGNSEVSGAVDKIVGEMLTNFLEENPTEAKQIVQKVVLAAKARQAAKKAREMVQRKSPMGGSGLPGKLSDCSSKNPEESEIFLVEGDSAGGTAKQGRDRFFQAILPLRGKILNVEKSMLHKVYDNEEIKNIYTALGVSVGTEEDSKALNMSKLRYHKIVIMTDADIDGSHISTLILTFFFRYMKELIENGYIYIAQPPLYLLKKGNKKQYAYNEKEREEFTLEMSPDGKGVEVQRYKGLGEMNPEQLWETTLNPEHRILKQVTIDNAVEADSVFSMLMGDEVPPRREFIEKNAKYAKIDA
- a CDS encoding cytochrome ubiquinol oxidase subunit I — its product is MDDFLAARSQMAMSLGFHIIFSCVGMVMPFLMAFAHWKYLKTNNEVYKGLTKAWSKGVAILFATGAVSGTMLSFELGLLWPQFMKHAGPIFGMPFSLEGTAFFIEAIAIGFFLYGWDRFNKWFHWFCGFLVGLSGLASGILVVAANAWMNSPAGFDYVDGQYLNIDPIKAMFNKAWFPQALHMTVAAFCATGFAVAGVHAYLIMRKKNVEFHTKAFRIAAGFALIGAFGAPLSGDVAAKSVAKRQPIKLAAMEAHFETEKGASFVIGGIPDEKKEEIKYAVKIPKVLSFLVANDFNAEVKGLKDFPKDEWPPIAVVHYAFQIMIFFGVVMIMIGMVYLYAFFFKKEWLNKNWLLKTFLYATPFGYIALEAGWTVTEVGRQPWIIYGIMRTVDAVTPMPGIQYSFYFFTAIFVSLSLIIVFLLRRQIHMVPRLYDPTDAQFNPKNKKL
- a CDS encoding cytochrome d ubiquinol oxidase subunit II, with the translated sequence MIYVVIGFLWLSICLYVILGGADFGAGIVELFTKKRARDKTKEIMYESIAPVWEANHMWLIIAIVILFVGFPEIYTTLSTYLHIPLVLMLVGIIARGTAFTFRHYDAVKDDWQHVYTQIFYFSSLLTPFFLGLIAAATVSHSIDPNATNFLDLYIFSWLNWFGIAVGLFTVSICAYLASVFALRETNDRLELGLMIKKSKQTMIFVVITGILVFFTAYISDIPLVMWVFSKPLGIMAVSFATICLVLILRAMNRQKLLPVRALAGFQVVMILVAATYQHNPNIILFANGEHLSLLEQAAAPKTISALGWALMLGSLFILPFLFYLMASFSKLRK
- a CDS encoding OmpA family protein; the protein is MKAFLFLLFFSTVVYSQTLTSIYFKNNSYELSNESKRKLDSLAKLDTKLIFRIFGNANPLGNEALNKTLSENRAKTVSDYLSSKIGKNIRLTSVVGLGISKQINDNSSESLLAKNRRVDIFIERYFEKGEKISRKVYPSFFDMKVAAMKVKDTFSLPDVNFIGGRHIWLPQAKPKLYQLYKILNENPTLEVELQGHICCDYENFDGEDQDLGTFNLSFTRSQSIKDFLLAMGIDAKRIKAEGAGHLNPVVYPEQTESDRTKNRRVEIVLLKK
- a CDS encoding DUF3857 domain-containing protein, whose protein sequence is MMKIFCIGALSMASFYYAQNFPASTIPENLKKNANAVIRKDLTEIQINSINDIKYQYTTVTTVLNKDGDEKAVIAIPYEKGDNISDVKVNIYDDAGKKIKSYSKSDFGDFANNNQGTFYSNSRVLALSYTPTQYPYTVEFSYQIGEENTVFLPDFVPFRSTNVSLEEAQMKIINKSGIELKSKTYPSQYNYTSVAESDNSGEKTYMYKNVPAIDDAFLLPQPIKILPKVSFALTKFNLEGKQGSINNWGDFGSWYYNSILQPVSLSTPAIKAEVSALNLQGSTEEKVKKIYQYMQTKTRYIFVALGIGGWQPMLPDEVQKKGYGDCKGLTNYMKTLLDEAGIPSYYSVINSGISPVSFDKDFPKMGGNHVILMVPTDKGNIWLENTSQQIAFNHLSYSTTDRNVLSIRKNGIELIETPSYSAEQSKEKQNLKIKINEDNSIVGEGNFSYTGIQYDNNLVLTNLSPKERNEVMKNSLDILNFEKIEMKNFLNDKDNAIAKFDLDFKAHNYSKNAGSSIIFRAVPIYSNTVYKTDENRELPFELRQSFEDEYEINFTVPKNYELDEIPENVTINSEFGTYKLNFVKNGDELKVTRTIRINKGLYPKEKYNDYINFRKKTLNLDNSKILISKI
- the lysS gene encoding lysine--tRNA ligase — translated: MQLSEQEIIRREKLNKLVEMGINAFPADEYVITDTTESIKQNFSESKQVKIAGRLMSRRIQGKASFAELQDSTGKIQVYFNRDEICTGEDKTLYNEVYKHLLDIGDIIGVEGELFTTQVGEKTVLVKNFTLLTKSLRPFPQPRTDENGVVHDGFNDPEMRYRQRYVDLTVNPQVKEIFVKRTKLFNAMRTFFNDAGYFEVETPILQSIPGGAAARPFITHHNALDIPLYLRIANELYLKRLIVGGFDGVYEFSKNFRNEGMDRTHNPEFTAMEIYVAYKDYNWMMDFTEKLLEFCAIQVNGTTKATFGEYEVDFKAPYQRISMTDAILKFTGYDITGKTEQELFDFAKSIGIDVNGTMGKGKLIDEIFGEKCEGNFIQPTFITDYPIEMSPLTKKHRSKEGLTERFELMVCGKEIANAYSELNDPIDQRERFEDQLRLSEKGDDEAGQFIDEDFLRALEYGMPPTSGLGIGMDRLIMFLTNNASIQEVLFFPQMRPEKAVPQIELGDDEKVILDILKSGEQIALAEVKEQSKLSGKKWDKASKILTKANLVKVEKIEESLLMKLV